In the genome of Pan troglodytes isolate AG18354 chromosome 15, NHGRI_mPanTro3-v2.0_pri, whole genome shotgun sequence, one region contains:
- the REM2 gene encoding GTP-binding protein REM 2 isoform X2 has product MHTDLDTDMDMDTETTALCPSGSRQASPPGTPTPEADATLLKKSEKLLAELDRSGLPSAPGAPRRRGSMPVPYKHQLRRAQAVDELDWPPQASSSGSSDSLGSGEAAPAQKDGIFKVMLVGESGVGKSTLAGTFGGLQGDSAHEPENPEDTYERRIMVDKEEVTLVVYDIWEQGDAGGWLRDHCLQTGDAFLIVFSVTDRRSFSKVPETLLRLRAGRPHHDLPVILVGNKSDLARSREVSLEEGRHLAGTLSCKHIETSAALHHNTRELFEGAVRQIRLRRGRNHAGGQRPDPGSPEGSAPPARRESLTKKAKRFLANLVPRNAKFFKQRSRSCHDLSVL; this is encoded by the exons ATGCACACGGACCTGGACACAGACATGGACATGGACACAGAAACCACAGCACTCTGCCCCTCTGGCAGCCGCCAGGCCTCCCCTCCAGGGACGCCCACACCAG aagcaGATGCCACGCTACTAAAGAAGTCAGAGAAACTGTTGGCAGAGTTGGACCGGAGCGGGTTACCCTCTGCCCCTGGGGCCCCCAGACGAAGAGGCAGTATGCCTGTCCCCTACAAGCACCAGCTCCGGCGGGCCCAGGCTGTAGATGAACTTGACTGGCCACCTCAGGCCTCATCCTCTGGCTCGTCTGACTCCTTGGGCTCAGGGGAGGCAGCCCCTGCTCAAAAGGATGGCATCTTCAAGGTCATGCTAGTGGGGGAGAGCGGCGTGGGCAAGAGCACCCTAGCAGGCACTTTTGGTGGTCTCCAGGGAGATAGTGCTCATGAACCGGAGAACCCAG AGGATACCTATGAGAGACGCATCATGGTGGATAAGGAGGAAGTGACTCTAGTCGTTTATGACATCTGGGAACAG GGGGATGCAGGAGGGTGGCTGCGGGACCACTGCCTTCAGACCGGGGACGCCTTTCTCATCGTCTTCTCAGTCACCGACCGACGGAGTTTCTCCAAAGTTCCAGAGACCCTACTTCGGCTCCGGGCTGGGAGGCCGCACCACGACCTACCCGTTATCCTCGTTGGAAACAAGAGCGACTTGGCCCGCTCCCGGGAGGTATCACTGGAGG AGGGCCGCCACCTGGCCGGGACGCTGAGCTGCAAGCACATCGAGACGTCGGCCGCACTGCACCACAACACGAGGGAGCTCTTCGAGGGCGCGGTGCGCCAGATCCGGCTGCGGCGGGGCCGAAACCACGCCGGAGGCCAGAGGCCGGATCCGGGCAGCCCCGAGGGCTCTGCGCCACCTGCACGCCGCGAGAGCCTCACCAAGAAAGCCAAGAGGTTCCTCGCCAACCTGGTGCCGCGCAACGCCAAGTTCTTCAAGCAGCGCTCCAGGTCGTGTCACGACCTCTCGGTGCTCTGA
- the REM2 gene encoding GTP-binding protein REM 2 isoform X1, whose protein sequence is MHTDLDTDMDMDTETTALCPSGSRQASPPGTPTPEADATLLKKSEKLLAELDRSGLPSAPGAPRRRGSMPVPYKHQLRRAQAVDELDWPPQASSSGSSDSLGSGEAAPAQKDGIFKVMLVGESGVGKSTLAGTFGGLQGDSAHEPENPAEDTYERRIMVDKEEVTLVVYDIWEQGDAGGWLRDHCLQTGDAFLIVFSVTDRRSFSKVPETLLRLRAGRPHHDLPVILVGNKSDLARSREVSLEEGRHLAGTLSCKHIETSAALHHNTRELFEGAVRQIRLRRGRNHAGGQRPDPGSPEGSAPPARRESLTKKAKRFLANLVPRNAKFFKQRSRSCHDLSVL, encoded by the exons ATGCACACGGACCTGGACACAGACATGGACATGGACACAGAAACCACAGCACTCTGCCCCTCTGGCAGCCGCCAGGCCTCCCCTCCAGGGACGCCCACACCAG aagcaGATGCCACGCTACTAAAGAAGTCAGAGAAACTGTTGGCAGAGTTGGACCGGAGCGGGTTACCCTCTGCCCCTGGGGCCCCCAGACGAAGAGGCAGTATGCCTGTCCCCTACAAGCACCAGCTCCGGCGGGCCCAGGCTGTAGATGAACTTGACTGGCCACCTCAGGCCTCATCCTCTGGCTCGTCTGACTCCTTGGGCTCAGGGGAGGCAGCCCCTGCTCAAAAGGATGGCATCTTCAAGGTCATGCTAGTGGGGGAGAGCGGCGTGGGCAAGAGCACCCTAGCAGGCACTTTTGGTGGTCTCCAGGGAGATAGTGCTCATGAACCGGAGAACCCAG CAGAGGATACCTATGAGAGACGCATCATGGTGGATAAGGAGGAAGTGACTCTAGTCGTTTATGACATCTGGGAACAG GGGGATGCAGGAGGGTGGCTGCGGGACCACTGCCTTCAGACCGGGGACGCCTTTCTCATCGTCTTCTCAGTCACCGACCGACGGAGTTTCTCCAAAGTTCCAGAGACCCTACTTCGGCTCCGGGCTGGGAGGCCGCACCACGACCTACCCGTTATCCTCGTTGGAAACAAGAGCGACTTGGCCCGCTCCCGGGAGGTATCACTGGAGG AGGGCCGCCACCTGGCCGGGACGCTGAGCTGCAAGCACATCGAGACGTCGGCCGCACTGCACCACAACACGAGGGAGCTCTTCGAGGGCGCGGTGCGCCAGATCCGGCTGCGGCGGGGCCGAAACCACGCCGGAGGCCAGAGGCCGGATCCGGGCAGCCCCGAGGGCTCTGCGCCACCTGCACGCCGCGAGAGCCTCACCAAGAAAGCCAAGAGGTTCCTCGCCAACCTGGTGCCGCGCAACGCCAAGTTCTTCAAGCAGCGCTCCAGGTCGTGTCACGACCTCTCGGTGCTCTGA